TTGTAAATATCCGGGAAAAACTCTAAACCAATACCACAATCTATATATAAGCTAAACTGTTCTTTGTGTATTCTATACATTCTTTTAAAACCTGTTGTGGCACACCACACTTAAAACAATCAATTTTTTTAAAGGTTTTTGGGTCTGCGTACATTGTTTTTAAACAAAATTGGTCATTTTTATTAAAATAAGCATAAGCACCAATTGGAAAATTACACGAAGCATTTAATGCTTTTACAAATTCTCTTTCTATATTAACACACATATGTGTTGCACTATCGTCTAAAAAATCAAGCTCATCAAATTCGTCTAAGCGCGTTTGCACGCCAATTACACCCTGTCCTGCAGAACTTACTATATCCAGATCAAAGCAGTATGCACTATCATATAAACCAAGTCTTTTCAAGCCTGATTTTGATACAACTATGGCATCAACCACACCTTTTTTTAGCTTTTCAAGACGTGTATCAAGATTGCCTCTAAAATCAATAAATTCTAAATCATCCCTTATATGAGAAAGCTCAACGCGTCTTCTTAGAGAAGTTGTACCGATTAGAGCACCTTTTGGTAATCTCTCAATTGGGCCTTTAAAACTTACAAGGCAATCTTTATTATAGTCTCTTTTTAGTATGAACTTTAGTGGTAATTGATTATTTTCAATAACACTTACGTCTTTAACACTGTGTACAGCTATATCTATGGCTTTATTTAAAAGCGCTACTTCTAATGCGCCTGTAAACAAACCTTTACCGCCAAACTCATAAAGCGGTTTATCTATTTTATCACCAAGTGTAGTAATCCCTACAATCTCGCAAATATAACCCTTTTCAACAAGCAGGTTTTCTACATATTTTGCCTGCCACATTGCGAGCTTTGATTTTCTTGTTCCAATTTTAATTATTTTCATCATCTGGGTTTTCAGAAAAGAAACAGTTTACAGGTTTGTTTTCGATGCTAATATTAAAAAGCCGCCTGATCAGTTCAACATACATATCACCTTCGGGTTCTTTTATAAACTGTCTGATTTTTGAGGTAGGTTCATGAAGTGTTTTATTTAATATTGAGCGAGTTAGCTTATCTATGGCATCAAGCAATTTCTCGTCTGTTTTATATTTTTTTTGAAATTTTTTTAACTCTATTTTTCTTATACGGTCTGCATACTGCCTTAGTGTATCAATTGTTTTGTTGTAATCAAGAGCACTATTTTCTTCTATAAATGCACGCAAATTCTCATCTATAATTTGATGAGATAATTCAATGCTATTTTGTTTTAATAATACACTATCGTTATACACATTTTTTAAATCGTCTAAATTAAAAAGGATAACATTTGGATTTTTCTTTACATTTAAGCTAACAGAAGAAGGCACAGAAAGATCCATAATCAGTAATTTTCTTTCCACATCAATATTTTCAATAATAGGTCTTGGTGTATAAATACATGAAACAACAATATCTACTTCATTAAATAAATTTTTCAAATCTTCCAGAGTTACAATTTTAGCATTGAAATTTTGTGCAAAATCAACCGTTTCACTTCGTCTGTTTGCTATGTAGGCAATCTGTGACCCTTTGTCAGAAAAATACTTAGCAGAAAGACGAGCCATATCACCACTACCAATAATAATTACTTTTTTACTATCAAGACCAAAATGCTCTAAAGCTACATGACTTGCAAGGCTAGCAATAGAAAGGTGCCCTTTTTGTATATTTGTCTGACTCCTTACTATTTTTGCAATAGTAAAAGCTTTACGCATAATCCTGTTTAGTATAGCACCACTTAGATTGTATACCACAGTTGTGCGATATGCATCTTTTAACTGGCTCAAAATCTGTGTTTCACCAATAACCTGTGAATCAAGTCCACTTGATAACTCAAATATATGGCGCACTGCTTCTATAGATTGTTTTTTATATATATATTTTATAGCATTATTCAATTCATACTTTGCATAATCTGACAAATATTTAATTAAAGACTCGCAAGGATTATGATACGAAACTGCTACGATTTCAGTTCTGTTGCACGTTGAAATTATCATAATCTCTGCAATATTAAATGCTTCTTTGATATCTTTTGCACGTTCATGAATAGAAGTACTTTCAAATACAAAAGATTCTCTTACATTTAATGGCGCAGTTTTCCAGTTTAAACCAACAACATATAAATTATTAATGCTTAAATTTTGTGTCATTTATTTCTTTCCACAGCATAATCGGCTAAAAATACAAGAATATCTTTATAAATGGAGTCCGGGAGATGTTGTATATTTTGTTTTGCAATTAAAGCCTTTTGTTTTGCTATCTCAAAAGCATCATTAACACCAAAAGCCCTGCAAGCATGTATGCAATAATTTTTATGTTCCTGACTTTTTGTTTTAAAATATTCAAGCAAATGGTATTTAGTGTCTGGATCTTTTTCTAATGCCAAAATTAACGGTAACGTAACTTTACCTTCAGCTATATCATTATACGTATCTTTACCAATGTCTGTATTTGAATAATCCATTAAATCATCTTTTATCTGAAAAGCCAACCCAAGATTCTTGCCATATTGTCTGAAATGTTCAAGCTCATCAGTTTTACTTGAAAGCAAACAACCACTTACACATGCGCTTTCTATTAAGCTTGCTGTTTTTTTATAAATTATATCAAAGTATGTGTTTACATCAATAATATTTGAAAAATTCTCTATTTCAATAATCTCACCCAATGCCAGATTGTAAGCTGCTTTTGAAATTTCTTTTGCTACATCTACACTTACATCCAAAACTTTATTATAAGCCAACGAATACAAGTAATCTCCACTCATTATAGCAACTCTATTTCCGTATGCTACATTAACACTTTGTTTGCCTCTGCGCATTTTTGCATTATCGATAACATCATCATGAAGCAAGCTTGCTATATGTATATACTCAACTATACATGCTGTTAAATGCAAAATTTCTTCATTATCATAACCCAAACTTCTTGCACTTGCCACTACAAGTATTGGTCTTAAG
This sequence is a window from Desulfurella sp.. Protein-coding genes within it:
- the hemC gene encoding hydroxymethylbilane synthase, with product MKIIKIGTRKSKLAMWQAKYVENLLVEKGYICEIVGITTLGDKIDKPLYEFGGKGLFTGALEVALLNKAIDIAVHSVKDVSVIENNQLPLKFILKRDYNKDCLVSFKGPIERLPKGALIGTTSLRRRVELSHIRDDLEFIDFRGNLDTRLEKLKKGVVDAIVVSKSGLKRLGLYDSAYCFDLDIVSSAGQGVIGVQTRLDEFDELDFLDDSATHMCVNIEREFVKALNASCNFPIGAYAYFNKNDQFCLKTMYADPKTFKKIDCFKCGVPQQVLKECIEYTKNSLAYI
- the hemA gene encoding glutamyl-tRNA reductase — its product is MTQNLSINNLYVVGLNWKTAPLNVRESFVFESTSIHERAKDIKEAFNIAEIMIISTCNRTEIVAVSYHNPCESLIKYLSDYAKYELNNAIKYIYKKQSIEAVRHIFELSSGLDSQVIGETQILSQLKDAYRTTVVYNLSGAILNRIMRKAFTIAKIVRSQTNIQKGHLSIASLASHVALEHFGLDSKKVIIIGSGDMARLSAKYFSDKGSQIAYIANRRSETVDFAQNFNAKIVTLEDLKNLFNEVDIVVSCIYTPRPIIENIDVERKLLIMDLSVPSSVSLNVKKNPNVILFNLDDLKNVYNDSVLLKQNSIELSHQIIDENLRAFIEENSALDYNKTIDTLRQYADRIRKIELKKFQKKYKTDEKLLDAIDKLTRSILNKTLHEPTSKIRQFIKEPEGDMYVELIRRLFNISIENKPVNCFFSENPDDENN
- a CDS encoding polyprenyl synthetase family protein; translation: MLQKTNTAISNIQSIIKNIDTLLLNIKSESLLLDKVIEHISGGKRLRPILVVASARSLGYDNEEILHLTACIVEYIHIASLLHDDVIDNAKMRRGKQSVNVAYGNRVAIMSGDYLYSLAYNKVLDVSVDVAKEISKAAYNLALGEIIEIENFSNIIDVNTYFDIIYKKTASLIESACVSGCLLSSKTDELEHFRQYGKNLGLAFQIKDDLMDYSNTDIGKDTYNDIAEGKVTLPLILALEKDPDTKYHLLEYFKTKSQEHKNYCIHACRAFGVNDAFEIAKQKALIAKQNIQHLPDSIYKDILVFLADYAVERNK